From the genome of Miscanthus floridulus cultivar M001 chromosome 10, ASM1932011v1, whole genome shotgun sequence, one region includes:
- the LOC136485737 gene encoding noroxomaritidine/norcraugsodine reductase-like produces the protein MAATGSGSGGRQNEEARRPWSLAGKTALVTGGTKGIGLAIVEELASLGARVHTCSRTAGDLDACRRRWADKGLLHASDNVITTSVCDVSSERDRESLVATVRGLFRGSLHILVNNAGGSLYRPAAATTPDDYARVMATNLDSCFHLSRLAHPLLRRAEADGGAVVVHMSSVAAFVAYPSLSAYSVSKGALQPLTRSLAAEWAPHGVRVNCVAPGVIDSTGISGTTLGDAGRARRLAEMEMSRVPMRRFGTPQEVAALVAFLCMPAASYITGQVICIDGGRTVAAKL, from the exons ATGGCGGCGACTGGATCGGGCAGCGGCGGCAGACAGAATGAGGAGGCGAGGCGGCCGTGGAGCCTGGCCGGCAAGACGGCACTCGTCACCGGAGGAACCAAAGGGATCGG GCTTGCGATCGTGGAGGAGCTGGCGAGCCTTGGCGCCAGGGTGCACACCTGCTCCCGCACCGCCGGCGACCTGGACGCATGCCGTCGCCGCTGGGCCGACAAGGGCCTACTCCACGCTAGCGACAACGTGATCACCACCTCCGTCTGCGACGTGTCCTCGGAGCGCGACCGGGAGAGCCTGGTGGCCACCGTGCGCGGCCTCTTTCGCGGCAGCCTCCACATCCTCGTCAACAACGCCGGCGGGTCCCTGTACAGGCCGGCAGCGGCCACCACGCCCGACGACTACGCCCGCGTCATGGCCACCAACCTCGACTCGTGCTTCCACCTCAGCCGCCTCGCCCACCCGCTCCTCCGGCGGGCGGAGGCGGACGGCGGCGCCGTGGTGGTGCACATGTCCTCCGTGGCGGCCTTCGTCGCGTACCCGTCGCTGTCCGCCTACTCGGTCAGCAAGGGCGCCCTGCAGCCGCTCACCAGGAGCCTCGCCGCCGAGTGGGCGCCGCACGGCGTCCGCGTCAACTGCGTCGCGCCGGGGGTCATCGACAGTACGGGCATCTCCGGCACGACGCTGGGCGACGCCGGCAGGGCGCGGAGGCTGGCGGAGATGGAGATGTCGCGGGTGCCCATGCGCCGCTTCGGCACGCCGCAGGAGGTGGCCGCGCTCGTTGCCTTCCTCTGCATGCCCGCCGCCTCCTACATAACTGGTCAGGTCATCTGCATCGACGGCGGACGAACCGTTGCCGCCAAACTGTGA